A window from Thermodesulfobacteriota bacterium encodes these proteins:
- a CDS encoding nucleotide pyrophosphohydrolase has translation MNTELKDIIRKIIEFRDARYRKQFHNPKDIALSMVLEASELMEHFQWKSTEEIEQYVNEHKEEIGEVLADVLYWVLLMSHDLKINVIETLDKKIENNERNYPIEKSKARIGTPETA, from the coding sequence ATGAACACTGAACTAAAAGACATCATAAGGAAAATCATAGAATTTCGGGATGCCCGCTATCGGAAGCAATTTCACAATCCTAAGGATATTGCCCTGTCAATGGTGCTTGAAGCCAGCGAATTGATGGAGCATTTTCAATGGAAATCAACGGAAGAAATTGAGCAGTACGTTAATGAACATAAAGAAGAAATCGGCGAAGTGCTGGCCGATGTTTTATATTGGGTTTTACTAATGAGTCACGATCTAAAAATCAACGTAATTGAAACTCTGGATAAAAAAATCGAAAATAACGAGAGAAATTATCCAATTGAAAAATCCAAAGCACGAATCGGGACTCCTGAGACCGCTTAG
- a CDS encoding sigma-70 family RNA polymerase sigma factor: protein MKYDELNVQDIETESYPEHFEETAEDDFTEEDVFGAEETAGDYNGAPAELPDRVEMYDRQDDQFRILNDYFRDISKEPLLTIKEEVEIPAKIKKCEHKIKQITSYLESSYEDIGNGRKSNGQNNHKRNRNRLNASLKAYSHQAEKLKKRFASANLRLVISIAKRYVNHGLPFLDLIQEGNIGLMKAIERYDHSKGFRFSTYASWWIYQAITRAILVHRGAVRVPVYLLEVTSRVYRTKSILMKESGKNPTAEEISERSGVPLKYVSRILKITNESVSLDSPVDGEKRTLYDFIEDEETVSPDHLVVDYELKESIRSSLSLLSVKEEEVLRMRFGIDRSDVVTLDDIGRKFKLTRERIRQIEKKALRKLSVSRMKEALKNFRT, encoded by the coding sequence ATGAAATACGACGAATTGAACGTACAGGATATAGAGACAGAGAGCTACCCAGAACATTTCGAAGAAACAGCTGAAGACGACTTCACGGAAGAAGATGTTTTCGGCGCCGAAGAAACGGCCGGCGACTACAACGGAGCGCCGGCGGAGCTCCCGGATAGGGTTGAGATGTATGACAGGCAGGACGACCAGTTCAGGATATTGAACGACTATTTCAGGGATATTTCAAAAGAACCCCTCCTCACAATCAAGGAAGAGGTGGAGATACCGGCCAAGATAAAGAAATGCGAGCACAAGATAAAACAGATTACGTCGTATCTCGAAAGCTCGTACGAGGACATCGGAAACGGGAGAAAATCCAACGGTCAAAACAACCACAAAAGAAACAGGAACAGACTCAATGCTTCCCTTAAAGCTTACTCCCACCAGGCGGAGAAATTGAAGAAAAGGTTCGCGAGCGCAAACCTGAGACTCGTCATAAGCATCGCGAAGCGGTATGTGAACCACGGCCTTCCCTTCCTCGACCTCATCCAAGAGGGGAACATCGGCCTCATGAAGGCAATCGAACGGTACGACCATTCGAAAGGGTTCAGGTTCTCTACATATGCGTCCTGGTGGATATACCAGGCCATAACGAGAGCGATCCTCGTTCACAGGGGAGCAGTGCGTGTCCCTGTATACCTGCTCGAGGTAACGAGCCGTGTCTACCGCACGAAATCCATACTCATGAAAGAATCGGGCAAGAATCCGACGGCCGAAGAGATCTCGGAGCGCTCGGGGGTGCCGCTCAAATACGTTAGCCGCATATTGAAAATCACAAACGAGTCCGTGAGCCTCGACTCTCCGGTGGACGGTGAAAAGAGGACTCTCTATGACTTCATAGAGGACGAGGAAACGGTCTCGCCCGACCATCTCGTCGTGGACTACGAATTAAAAGAGAGCATACGAAGCTCTCTATCGCTCCTAAGCGTGAAGGAAGAGGAGGTGCTGCGAATGCGGTTCGGAATCGACCGGAGCGACGTCGTGACGCTCGACGATATAGGCAGGAAATTCAAACTCACGAGAGAGCGGATAAGGCAGATCGAGAAGAAGGCGCTGCGGAAGCTTTCAGTTTCAAGAATGAAGGAAGCGCTCAAGAATTTCCGTACATGA
- a CDS encoding RNB domain-containing ribonuclease, whose translation MIERGLHPDFPPQALSELDGIHGPAARVEESTRDLRNLIWCSIDNDDSRDLDQLTFAESMPDGAVKILVAIADVDAVVKNKSAIDDHAWQNTTSVYTPAEIFTMLPEKLSTDLTSLNYESDRLAIVIEMVIARDGLLLDSNLYGAMVRNHAKLAYDSVGDWLEGDGPMPQGIETVKRLDENLRLQDSVAQKLRALRYMQGALNLETIKTRAVFEGDMLKGFEAERRNRAKDLIEDFMIAANGVTARYLESKMFPSLRRVLRTPERWDRIVEIASERGFELPRKPDSKSLEQFLVFAKAADPLSFPDLSLSVIKMMGSGEYVAQLPGNTAPGHFGLAVSDYSHSTAPNRRYPDLITQRLLKAAMEGGSLPYENDELEELAKHCTEMEDIAKKLERQVGKSAAAILLESRIGDRFDAIVTGVSEKGTWVRLLQPPVEGKLVSGFKGLDVGNRLRVKLVGTDIERGFIDFRRAR comes from the coding sequence ATGATTGAAAGAGGACTTCATCCGGATTTCCCGCCTCAGGCGCTTTCCGAGCTCGACGGAATCCATGGGCCTGCAGCACGTGTTGAGGAATCAACGCGTGATCTCAGAAACCTCATCTGGTGCTCTATAGACAACGATGATTCACGCGATTTGGACCAGCTTACCTTTGCCGAATCCATGCCGGACGGGGCCGTAAAGATACTCGTCGCAATTGCCGACGTAGACGCTGTCGTAAAGAACAAGTCGGCGATTGATGATCACGCCTGGCAGAACACCACCTCGGTTTACACCCCTGCCGAGATATTTACGATGCTTCCCGAAAAACTCTCGACCGATCTTACCTCTCTCAACTATGAATCAGACCGCCTTGCCATCGTCATTGAAATGGTCATCGCCCGGGACGGTTTACTTCTGGATTCGAACCTCTATGGAGCGATGGTCCGCAATCATGCGAAGCTTGCCTACGACAGTGTCGGCGACTGGCTCGAGGGCGACGGACCAATGCCGCAAGGGATCGAAACAGTCAAGCGCCTCGACGAGAACCTCAGGCTCCAGGATAGCGTGGCCCAAAAGCTAAGGGCTCTCCGGTACATGCAGGGTGCGCTTAATCTCGAAACAATAAAAACACGTGCGGTGTTTGAAGGAGATATGCTCAAGGGCTTTGAAGCCGAAAGAAGGAACAGGGCTAAAGACCTTATCGAAGATTTCATGATCGCTGCGAACGGTGTTACCGCACGTTATCTCGAGTCCAAGATGTTTCCGTCGCTGCGGCGCGTATTACGCACGCCCGAACGCTGGGACCGGATCGTCGAGATCGCCTCGGAGCGAGGCTTCGAGCTGCCCCGGAAACCCGACTCCAAGTCCCTCGAGCAATTCCTGGTATTTGCGAAAGCCGCTGATCCTCTCAGCTTTCCGGATCTTTCCCTTAGCGTAATCAAGATGATGGGCTCCGGTGAATACGTCGCCCAGCTTCCGGGAAACACGGCGCCCGGTCACTTCGGTCTTGCCGTCAGTGATTATAGTCATTCAACGGCCCCGAATCGCCGATATCCCGATCTGATCACGCAGCGGCTGCTGAAAGCCGCGATGGAGGGCGGTTCACTGCCCTATGAGAACGATGAATTGGAGGAACTCGCAAAGCATTGCACCGAAATGGAAGACATAGCAAAGAAACTCGAACGGCAGGTCGGAAAATCCGCAGCAGCGATACTGCTTGAATCAAGGATCGGAGACAGGTTCGATGCCATAGTTACCGGCGTATCCGAAAAGGGCACCTGGGTCCGTCTTCTTCAACCGCCCGTGGAAGGCAAGCTGGTGAGCGGTTTTAAAGGGCTTGACGTCGGCAACAGGTTACGTGTGAAGCTGGTCGGTACGGACATTGAGCGCGGATTTATCGACTTTAGGAGGGCCAGGTAA
- a CDS encoding aldo/keto reductase encodes MELKELGNTGVMIPEIGLGTWRYRGGVEPLRKGIELGATLIDTAEGYGTERIVGKAVEGMRDRVFIATKVSGRHLGYDDVLRAAEESLTELGTDYIDLYQVHWPNSSYPMKETMHAMETLVERGYVRFIGVSNFDLDDLREAEAALRHTPIVSNQVLYNLNERGIEEDLLPYCFENRITILAYTPLDDGNLASRPRFMPSKRIRVLEEIARGTGKTTAQVALNWCTSRENVVAIPKSDSVQRTIENCGASGWRLSEAHLKLLDEAFS; translated from the coding sequence ATGGAACTGAAAGAGCTTGGGAATACGGGGGTAATGATCCCGGAGATTGGGCTCGGGACGTGGCGGTATAGGGGCGGCGTGGAGCCCCTGCGGAAAGGCATAGAGCTCGGGGCTACGCTCATCGACACGGCCGAGGGATACGGGACTGAGCGCATAGTCGGCAAAGCGGTCGAGGGGATGAGGGACCGTGTATTTATTGCGACCAAGGTATCGGGCAGGCATCTCGGCTACGACGACGTGCTCCGCGCTGCGGAAGAGAGCCTCACCGAGCTCGGAACAGACTATATCGACCTCTACCAGGTCCACTGGCCTAACTCATCTTATCCAATGAAGGAAACCATGCATGCTATGGAGACACTCGTCGAGAGAGGCTACGTGAGATTTATAGGCGTGAGCAATTTCGACCTCGACGACCTGAGAGAGGCCGAGGCGGCCTTGAGGCACACGCCGATAGTATCGAACCAGGTCCTCTACAACCTGAACGAGAGGGGGATCGAAGAAGACTTGCTCCCCTACTGTTTTGAGAACCGGATTACAATACTCGCATACACGCCGCTTGACGACGGCAACCTCGCGTCGAGGCCTCGATTCATGCCGTCAAAGAGAATCAGGGTGTTAGAAGAGATAGCCCGCGGGACTGGAAAAACGACGGCGCAGGTCGCGCTCAACTGGTGCACGTCCCGTGAGAACGTAGTCGCGATCCCGAAATCGGACAGTGTCCAGAGGACGATAGAAAACTGCGGAGCCTCGGGCTGGCGGCTATCCGAGGCGCATTTAAAACTCCTCGACGAGGCTTTCTCCTAG